The Sphingobium sp. BYY-5 genome contains a region encoding:
- a CDS encoding DUF736 domain-containing protein: MPQIGTFTREESGFAGRIHTFTIYREVTVIPAEPSDTENAPDYRIHHGNDEGPEIGAGWKRTGERAGEYIALLIDDPALPQPIRANLFRDDDAGSAWSLHWSRPQKRDGRD, from the coding sequence ATGCCGCAGATCGGCACATTCACGCGCGAGGAATCCGGCTTTGCCGGCCGCATTCACACCTTCACCATCTACCGCGAAGTCACCGTCATTCCGGCCGAGCCATCCGACACCGAGAACGCCCCGGACTACCGTATCCACCACGGCAATGACGAAGGTCCGGAAATCGGCGCGGGCTGGAAACGCACTGGTGAGCGCGCGGGCGAATACATCGCGTTGCTGATCGACGATCCCGCTTTACCGCAGCCGATCCGCGCCAACCTGTTCCGCGACGACGACGCCGGCAGCGCATGGTCGCTGCACTGGAGCCGCCCGCAAAAGCGCGACGGGAGGGACTGA